The following are from one region of the Arcobacter defluvii genome:
- a CDS encoding gluconate 2-dehydrogenase subunit 3 family protein, translated as MKRRTFIKFTTAWALLLSSNIVIARIISKNNLIILDEILNIIFPKTSTMPSAREFKALNYLVQNISHKTFDDDDKVLIVDGTKDFIESFPEFLNLKEDEKKELIFRIIKNSSYAKSWISKLTYYGVEAMFSDPIYGGNFEQIGWNSVKHNIGYPRPLKTYGQKI; from the coding sequence ATGAAAAGAAGAACTTTTATTAAATTTACTACTGCTTGGGCTCTTTTATTATCTTCAAATATAGTAATTGCAAGAATTATTTCAAAAAATAATTTAATCATTTTAGATGAAATACTGAATATAATCTTCCCAAAAACTTCAACAATGCCAAGTGCAAGAGAATTTAAAGCTTTAAATTATTTAGTTCAAAATATTTCACATAAAACTTTTGATGATGATGACAAGGTTTTGATTGTTGATGGAACAAAAGATTTTATTGAAAGTTTTCCAGAATTTTTGAATTTGAAAGAAGATGAAAAAAAAGAGTTGATTTTTAGAATTATAAAAAATAGTTCTTATGCAAAATCTTGGATTTCAAAACTTACATATTATGGAGTTGAAGCTATGTTTAGTGACCCAATTTATGGTGGAAACTTTGAACAAATTGGATGGAATAGTGTAAAACATAATATTGGCTATCCACGACCTTTAAAGACTTACGGACAAAAAATATGA
- the fliP gene encoding flagellar type III secretion system pore protein FliP (The bacterial flagellar biogenesis protein FliP forms a type III secretion system (T3SS)-type pore required for flagellar assembly.) has product MKIIISLLFFSIFAFAEDTAPIVNLSVAALNEPAQFVKTINIAIILTLMVLAPTLILMVTSFTRIVIVFSLLRQAMGLQQTPPTQVVISLSLILTIFIMEPYAKQSWKDGIVPYMDEKIGYEEAFEKGVKPFKDFMIKNTREADLALFYRIKKEPNPKNIDDVPLTLLMPAFIVSELRTAFEIGFLIFLPFLVIDIIVASILMSLGMMMLPPVMISLPIKIIFFIVIDGWQLIIGNLAQSFK; this is encoded by the coding sequence TTGAAAATTATAATTTCTCTTTTGTTTTTTTCTATTTTTGCATTTGCAGAAGATACAGCACCAATTGTAAACTTATCAGTTGCAGCACTAAATGAACCAGCACAATTTGTAAAAACTATCAATATTGCGATTATTCTAACTTTAATGGTATTAGCTCCAACGTTAATACTTATGGTTACTTCATTTACAAGAATTGTAATAGTATTTTCTTTATTAAGACAAGCAATGGGATTACAACAAACACCTCCTACTCAAGTTGTTATTTCTTTATCTTTAATTTTAACTATTTTTATTATGGAACCTTATGCAAAACAATCTTGGAAAGATGGTATAGTTCCATATATGGATGAAAAGATTGGTTATGAAGAAGCTTTTGAAAAAGGTGTTAAACCATTTAAAGATTTTATGATTAAAAATACAAGAGAAGCTGATTTAGCACTATTTTATAGAATAAAAAAAGAACCAAATCCTAAAAATATAGATGATGTACCTTTAACTTTATTAATGCCAGCATTTATTGTAAGTGAATTAAGAACTGCTTTTGAAATTGGATTTTTAATATTTTTACCTTTTTTAGTTATTGATATTATTGTAGCTTCAATTCTTATGAGCTTAGGGATGATGATGTTACCACCTGTTATGATATCCTTGCCTATAAAGATTATCTTTTTTATTGTAATTGATGGATGGCAATTAATAATTGGAAATCTAGCACAATCCTTTAAATAA
- the mrdA gene encoding penicillin-binding protein 2 — protein MNIRLNIIFLIIIAIIVTLLSRIYFLSIKSNTYYEELSKNNYINRVNKIPIRGIIEDRNGEKLAINEMGFSVLVKPHLSSYKNKEQLEKTIDLIVKNLPQYEKDKLIKEYKKNDSSYNHDFIQIIDFVPYEEFFSKYTILASEDDIKIESSSKRYYPQKEVASHIIGYVGKASKYDILNNSLSSYNGIIGKNGLEKYYNSKLQGEMGYKDVKVNALNQEIEILNEKEASIDNNIKITLDINLQRYIQELFTGKSGAIVVMDARNGELLAAASFPEFDNNIFARGISVKEWNEMRNDFNHPFTNKIINGLYPPGSVIKMGVGLSFLENGIKENFTVNCSGSLPIGNRNFRCWKSTGHGTVNFRKAISESCDDFFYKGSLKIGINKISHTLDKLGFGQQTGVDQINEFVGVNPNKEWKEKKYNQPWYVGETVITSIGQGNMLVTPLQIARYTSYIATGKLPKPHFYKANYEEPKELDIPSSYLDIMRKGMYDVSYAPKGTASRHIRSKVTIASKTGTAQVVSIPQSEKVRMKESELKYFERSHAWITTYAPFENPQYVVTVIEEHGGHGGEAAGDIASKIYDKLYDLGYISIPEQTK, from the coding sequence TTGAACATAAGATTAAACATAATTTTTTTAATAATCATAGCAATAATAGTTACCCTACTTTCAAGAATCTATTTTTTAAGCATAAAATCAAATACATATTATGAAGAATTGTCTAAAAATAACTACATAAATAGAGTTAATAAAATACCTATTAGAGGAATTATTGAAGATAGAAATGGTGAAAAATTGGCCATTAATGAAATGGGTTTTTCTGTATTAGTAAAACCACATTTAAGTTCATATAAAAATAAAGAACAATTAGAAAAAACTATTGATTTAATTGTAAAAAATTTACCTCAATATGAAAAAGATAAATTAATAAAAGAGTATAAAAAAAATGATTCCTCATATAATCATGATTTTATTCAAATAATTGATTTTGTTCCTTATGAAGAATTTTTTTCAAAATATACCATTTTAGCTTCAGAAGATGATATAAAAATTGAATCTTCATCAAAAAGATATTATCCACAAAAAGAAGTAGCTTCACATATAATTGGTTATGTAGGTAAAGCCTCAAAATATGATATTTTAAATAATAGCTTATCTTCATATAATGGAATTATTGGGAAAAATGGTTTAGAAAAATATTATAACTCAAAACTTCAAGGAGAAATGGGTTACAAAGATGTTAAAGTAAATGCTTTAAATCAAGAAATAGAAATATTAAATGAAAAAGAAGCTTCAATTGATAACAATATTAAAATTACTCTTGATATAAATCTTCAAAGATATATTCAAGAGTTATTCACAGGGAAAAGTGGTGCAATTGTTGTAATGGATGCAAGAAATGGAGAATTACTTGCTGCAGCATCTTTTCCTGAATTTGATAATAATATCTTTGCAAGAGGTATTTCTGTAAAAGAATGGAATGAGATGAGAAACGATTTTAACCATCCTTTTACAAATAAAATTATAAATGGTTTATATCCTCCTGGTTCAGTTATAAAAATGGGAGTTGGTTTATCATTTTTAGAAAATGGTATCAAAGAAAATTTTACAGTAAATTGCTCTGGTTCTCTTCCTATTGGAAATAGAAATTTTAGATGTTGGAAATCAACTGGACACGGAACAGTTAATTTTAGAAAAGCAATAAGTGAAAGTTGTGATGATTTTTTTTATAAAGGAAGTCTAAAAATAGGAATAAATAAAATTTCTCACACTTTAGATAAATTAGGATTTGGACAACAAACAGGAGTTGATCAAATAAATGAGTTTGTAGGAGTAAATCCAAATAAAGAATGGAAAGAAAAAAAGTACAATCAACCTTGGTACGTGGGAGAAACAGTTATCACATCTATAGGTCAAGGGAATATGTTAGTAACACCTCTTCAAATTGCAAGATATACAAGTTATATAGCTACAGGGAAACTTCCAAAACCACATTTTTATAAAGCAAATTATGAAGAACCTAAAGAACTTGATATTCCTTCATCATATTTGGATATTATGAGAAAAGGTATGTATGATGTTTCTTATGCACCAAAAGGAACAGCAAGCAGACATATTAGATCAAAAGTTACAATTGCATCAAAAACAGGTACAGCTCAAGTTGTATCTATTCCTCAATCCGAAAAAGTTAGAATGAAAGAGAGCGAGTTAAAATATTTTGAAAGATCTCATGCGTGGATTACAACTTATGCACCATTTGAAAATCCACAATATGTAGTAACAGTTATTGAAGAGCATGGAGGACATGGTGGAGAAGCAGCAGGTGATATAGCAAGCAAAATTTATGATAAATTATATGATTTAGGATATATCTCTATTCCTGAGCAAACTAAATAA
- a CDS encoding GMC family oxidoreductase, protein MIYDVCVIGSGAGAGPIIYELSRAGLKVCVLEKGDIYDEKDFSKDEIVVRRDIYTPNLKEEYHTIEEFIDGSWTKFPTYESGWSFWNGSLLGGSSNFMSGYFHRLKPNDFKLASIYGVPKNSNIVDWPISYEELEPYYTKVEELVGVSGKVQEYAFLEPRSTKDFIYPPLNENKIVDLIDKVCKDLDYTCIKTPRAIISKQKDFRNPCYYSNYCGSYACSSGAKGSSRASLIKDALLTNNVEIIPNAFVIKLNTTTDKKIKSATYLTKNGTKKELEAKLFVVAAQAVETSRLLLNSKDENFPNGVANNSGNVGKNFLSSSGGIISATFDETHLPLKDLHASGLFVNRSIMDWYYTKEFKGGVIDVLFEHQNPIRRASSLRWDENGDLRIGEELQNTIFETFTKTRTLNMEIFLDWTPNDNAFISVDEKYKDKYGIPVANIRIGAHERDLKIANFIKEKALKVFEKMGGKNIVSDISALPSSNLQAGGCRFGDNPKTSVLNKYCQAHEVSNLFVTDGSFMPTGGSVPYTFTIYANSFRVAEYIKNNYNKIIV, encoded by the coding sequence ATGATATATGATGTTTGTGTTATTGGAAGTGGAGCAGGTGCTGGTCCAATAATCTATGAATTAAGTCGTGCTGGTTTAAAAGTTTGTGTTTTAGAAAAAGGTGATATTTACGATGAAAAAGATTTTTCAAAAGATGAAATTGTAGTACGCCGTGATATTTATACACCAAATTTAAAAGAAGAATATCATACTATTGAAGAGTTTATTGATGGTTCTTGGACTAAGTTTCCAACTTATGAAAGTGGTTGGAGTTTTTGGAATGGCTCACTTCTTGGAGGTTCTTCAAACTTTATGAGTGGATATTTCCATAGACTTAAACCAAATGATTTTAAATTAGCTTCAATTTATGGAGTCCCAAAAAATTCAAATATCGTAGATTGGCCTATAAGTTATGAAGAGTTGGAACCATACTATACAAAAGTTGAAGAGCTTGTTGGAGTTTCTGGAAAGGTTCAAGAATATGCTTTTTTAGAACCAAGAAGTACAAAAGATTTTATTTATCCACCTTTAAATGAAAATAAAATAGTTGATTTGATAGATAAAGTATGTAAAGATTTGGATTATACTTGTATAAAAACTCCAAGAGCAATTATTTCAAAACAAAAAGATTTTAGAAATCCTTGTTATTACTCAAATTATTGTGGTTCATATGCTTGTTCAAGTGGAGCAAAAGGAAGTTCACGGGCAAGTTTAATAAAAGATGCACTTCTTACAAATAATGTAGAAATAATTCCAAATGCTTTTGTTATAAAGTTAAATACAACAACAGATAAAAAGATAAAAAGTGCTACATATTTAACAAAAAATGGAACTAAAAAAGAGCTTGAAGCAAAACTTTTTGTAGTTGCTGCTCAAGCTGTTGAAACTTCAAGATTATTACTTAACTCAAAAGATGAAAATTTCCCCAATGGAGTTGCAAATAATAGTGGAAATGTAGGTAAAAATTTCCTTTCAAGTAGTGGTGGAATAATTAGTGCTACTTTTGATGAAACACATCTTCCTTTAAAAGATTTACATGCTTCTGGACTTTTTGTAAATAGGTCAATTATGGATTGGTATTATACAAAAGAGTTCAAAGGAGGAGTTATTGATGTACTTTTTGAACATCAAAATCCTATACGAAGAGCATCAAGTTTACGATGGGATGAAAATGGAGATTTAAGAATAGGAGAAGAGTTACAAAATACTATATTTGAAACCTTTACAAAAACTAGAACTTTAAATATGGAAATTTTTCTTGATTGGACACCAAATGATAATGCTTTTATAAGTGTTGATGAAAAATATAAAGATAAATATGGCATTCCTGTTGCAAATATAAGAATTGGCGCTCATGAAAGAGATTTGAAAATTGCAAATTTTATAAAAGAAAAAGCACTTAAAGTTTTTGAAAAAATGGGTGGTAAAAATATAGTTTCAGATATATCAGCACTTCCATCTTCCAATTTACAAGCTGGTGGTTGTAGATTTGGAGATAATCCCAAAACTTCAGTTTTAAATAAATATTGTCAAGCTCATGAAGTTTCAAATCTATTTGTTACAGATGGAAGTTTTATGCCAACAGGTGGAAGTGTTCCTTATACATTTACTATTTATGCCAATTCATTTAGAGTTGCAGAATACATAAAAAATAATTATAATAAGATAATAGTTTAA
- a CDS encoding flagellar hook-length control protein FliK, which yields MLVSNSTLLNILTTNDNKVLKDVLKEADTKSLEQMVKNNSTSATDVLKELFTNLKDGTKSNTTIENILKNSNIFKDLGNVSSNLSNLLENISEDENLQKFKPLIENFLKNIKDMDANTLKEQLKNSGVFLESKLSQNSNTKLETILNQIQNLVKDINTPQAKQVNELLNKLLQTPQNSNQTTNTNVEFTNNLKSLTTALQNLNSSLTPTQTQNLSNLTTQLNSLVNNGSLVESKVENSVLNQIQNLVKDINTPQAKQVNELLNKLLQTPQNSNQTTNTNVEFTNNLKSLTTALQNLNNSLTPTQTQSLANLSTQLNSLMTQDAPLQNLQAKEVINTQTKELLGQIKNDIIQSPIFQNKNILPMIDNLLKMPDLFVKGENLQNLLTSSNNLSTFSNNFASNLTPLLNNLKESLEVLNPNNSNLQNHLTKLVDKVEHIIQDISNNPKTDVKITDDMKSVLLQMQDDLSSKTDAKSQDISKQIDKLLTQIDYHQLTSLTSNSNYVYLPFFWEMMEDGTINMKKGEEDKFYCQINLTLKDFGKVDLMLGLYDKNKLDLTIYAQREHFKVAIRDNMQKLKIALNSVNLIPVNIKLLDMNEDEKKENKPTQVYMNNAYNQSISSGIDIRV from the coding sequence ATGTTAGTTTCAAATAGTACTTTATTAAATATTCTTACTACAAATGATAACAAAGTTCTAAAAGATGTATTAAAAGAAGCAGATACTAAAAGTTTAGAACAAATGGTTAAAAATAACTCTACATCTGCAACTGATGTATTAAAAGAGTTATTTACTAATCTAAAAGATGGAACAAAATCAAACACAACTATTGAAAATATTTTAAAAAATTCTAATATTTTTAAAGATTTAGGAAATGTATCTTCAAACTTATCAAATTTACTTGAAAATATTTCTGAAGATGAAAATTTACAAAAATTTAAACCATTAATTGAAAATTTTTTAAAAAATATAAAAGATATGGATGCAAACACACTAAAAGAACAACTCAAAAATTCAGGTGTATTTTTAGAATCAAAATTATCACAAAATTCAAATACAAAACTTGAAACTATTTTAAATCAAATACAAAATTTAGTAAAAGATATAAATACACCTCAAGCAAAACAAGTAAATGAGCTTTTAAATAAACTTTTACAAACTCCACAAAATAGTAATCAAACTACAAATACAAATGTAGAATTTACTAATAATTTAAAATCTCTTACAACAGCTTTACAAAATTTAAATAGTTCATTAACTCCAACTCAAACACAAAATTTGTCAAATCTTACTACTCAACTAAATTCTTTGGTAAATAATGGCTCTTTAGTAGAATCAAAAGTAGAAAATAGTGTTTTAAATCAAATTCAAAATTTAGTAAAAGATATAAATACACCTCAAGCAAAACAAGTAAATGAGCTTTTAAATAAACTTTTACAAACTCCACAAAATAGTAATCAAACTACAAATACAAATGTAGAATTTACTAATAATTTAAAATCTCTTACAACAGCTTTACAAAATTTAAATAATTCATTAACTCCGACTCAAACACAAAGTTTAGCAAATCTTTCAACTCAACTAAATTCTTTGATGACCCAAGATGCTCCTTTACAAAATCTACAAGCAAAAGAAGTGATTAATACACAAACTAAAGAGTTATTAGGTCAAATTAAAAATGATATTATTCAAAGTCCTATTTTTCAAAATAAAAATATTTTACCAATGATTGATAATCTTTTAAAAATGCCTGATTTATTTGTAAAAGGTGAGAATTTACAAAATCTTCTTACTTCTTCAAATAATTTAAGTACATTTTCAAATAATTTTGCATCAAATTTAACTCCTCTTTTAAACAATTTAAAAGAGAGCTTAGAAGTATTAAATCCTAATAATTCAAATTTACAAAATCATCTAACAAAATTAGTAGATAAAGTTGAACATATAATTCAAGATATATCAAATAATCCTAAAACAGATGTAAAAATTACAGATGATATGAAATCTGTTTTATTACAAATGCAAGATGATTTATCTTCAAAAACTGATGCAAAATCTCAAGATATATCAAAACAAATTGATAAACTTTTAACGCAAATAGATTATCATCAATTAACTTCTTTAACTTCAAATTCAAATTATGTTTATCTTCCATTTTTTTGGGAAATGATGGAAGATGGAACAATAAATATGAAAAAAGGTGAAGAAGATAAATTTTATTGTCAAATTAATCTTACATTAAAAGATTTTGGAAAAGTTGATTTAATGCTGGGATTATATGATAAAAATAAACTTGATTTAACAATATATGCCCAAAGAGAACATTTCAAAGTTGCAATTAGAGATAATATGCAAAAATTAAAAATTGCTTTAAATAGTGTAAATTTAATTCCAGTAAATATCAAACTTCTTGATATGAATGAAGATGAAAAAAAAGAGAATAAACCAACACAAGTCTATATGAATAATGCCTATAATCAAAGTATTAGTTCTGGAATTGATATAAGAGTATAA
- a CDS encoding AAA family ATPase has translation MQEEYKSFKLSGIIKKVLYKNDETKYIIAVLENNQKICGAYFDTDIEKIVGEEVILKGNWITHKKYGVQFEFDTLELKEAEMFFFLTKIVKGVGKKFAHELLEKYSEDELVEILNERSNELLDFKGIKDKKLETIVSSWQKFKHLRELGSFLAKFGVTSNLITKIYSSLGEVENLIDKIKENPYILINIKGIGFKRADEIAKSLGIDPKSEFRIMACLNYTLREYCDNNGNSSIDKFHLYKLLDESLRFSNEEMLYEQAISKMLVEENIFVTSENRLALSMLYYAEKRILDFFSRRKNEKNRKIIANFDEYLVKKQQTLGFDLSEEQKKAVELINNGDKTLFLIGYAGTGKSTSSRAILELLEEIMSYDDIMTIALSGIASQRISDTTGYNSSTIQSLLVKHKEKDFFPYKAILLDEASMVNSVTFYQIVSKIDDDTIFIIVGDDGQLPAIGAGNVLADAIKYELAPICKLTKIYRQNENQAIAVIANDIRKGELPDYKQEYEDFKFIDVSISNYYSRKNSVSTNEFADLRGENSEYILNNILNISSTYIQDYYDFIKKKKISKALTLFQVITPMKGGILGVDNLNIQLQKLFNHTKGKAFVSKIYEYKLTDKVIHIKNENMRAQTMSMYKNASTDFLERRVYNGQLGLIIKLDFDEEKCIVLYPNDDMVVFYDFENVHHLLSLAYCLTIHKTQGMEYDNALIPMSFSHYIMHNTKLLYTAITRAKKMCFIVGEEEAFKSACKKLEITIRESVINDLLSKKELNIDSSNIEMISV, from the coding sequence ATGCAAGAAGAGTATAAAAGTTTTAAATTATCTGGAATTATAAAAAAAGTTCTTTATAAAAATGACGAAACAAAATACATAATTGCTGTTTTAGAAAATAATCAAAAAATTTGTGGTGCATATTTTGATACGGATATTGAAAAAATTGTAGGTGAAGAAGTTATATTAAAAGGAAATTGGATTACTCATAAAAAATATGGAGTTCAATTTGAATTTGATACTTTAGAACTTAAAGAAGCAGAAATGTTTTTTTTTCTTACAAAAATTGTAAAAGGTGTTGGAAAAAAATTTGCTCATGAACTTTTGGAAAAATATTCAGAAGATGAATTAGTTGAGATATTAAATGAAAGGTCAAATGAACTTTTAGATTTCAAAGGAATAAAAGATAAAAAACTTGAAACTATTGTTTCTTCTTGGCAAAAATTTAAGCATTTACGTGAATTAGGTTCTTTTTTGGCAAAGTTTGGAGTTACTTCAAATCTTATTACAAAAATATATTCAAGTTTAGGAGAAGTTGAAAATCTTATAGATAAAATCAAAGAAAATCCATATATTTTAATAAACATAAAAGGAATTGGATTTAAAAGAGCTGATGAAATAGCAAAATCTTTAGGAATTGACCCCAAATCAGAGTTTAGAATAATGGCTTGTTTAAACTATACTTTAAGAGAATATTGTGATAACAATGGAAATTCTTCAATAGATAAATTTCATTTGTACAAACTTTTAGATGAAAGTTTGAGATTTTCAAATGAAGAAATGTTATACGAACAGGCAATATCAAAAATGTTAGTTGAAGAAAATATTTTTGTTACAAGTGAAAATAGGCTTGCTCTTTCAATGCTTTATTATGCTGAAAAAAGAATTTTAGATTTTTTTAGTAGACGAAAAAATGAAAAAAACAGAAAAATTATCGCAAACTTTGATGAATATTTAGTAAAAAAACAGCAGACTTTAGGATTTGATTTAAGTGAAGAGCAGAAAAAAGCAGTTGAACTTATAAATAATGGTGATAAAACACTTTTTTTGATAGGTTATGCTGGAACTGGAAAATCAACTTCAAGTAGAGCAATACTAGAACTTCTTGAAGAAATTATGAGTTATGATGATATTATGACTATTGCACTTAGTGGAATAGCATCTCAAAGAATAAGTGATACAACTGGTTATAATTCTTCAACAATACAAAGTTTACTTGTAAAACATAAAGAGAAAGATTTTTTTCCATATAAAGCTATTTTACTTGATGAAGCTTCTATGGTAAATTCTGTAACTTTTTATCAAATTGTTTCAAAAATTGATGATGATACAATTTTTATTATTGTTGGAGATGATGGACAATTACCAGCAATTGGTGCTGGTAATGTATTAGCTGATGCTATAAAATATGAATTAGCTCCAATTTGCAAGCTAACTAAAATTTATAGACAAAATGAAAATCAAGCAATAGCTGTAATTGCAAATGATATAAGAAAAGGTGAATTACCTGATTATAAACAAGAGTATGAAGATTTTAAATTTATTGATGTTTCTATTTCAAATTATTATTCAAGAAAAAATTCAGTTTCTACAAATGAATTTGCTGATTTAAGAGGTGAAAATAGTGAATATATTTTAAATAATATTTTAAATATTTCTTCAACTTATATACAAGATTATTATGATTTTATAAAAAAGAAAAAAATATCAAAAGCTTTGACACTTTTTCAAGTAATTACTCCTATGAAAGGTGGGATTTTAGGTGTTGATAATTTAAATATTCAACTTCAAAAACTTTTTAATCATACAAAAGGAAAAGCTTTTGTATCAAAAATTTATGAATATAAATTAACAGATAAAGTTATTCATATAAAAAATGAAAATATGCGAGCTCAAACAATGAGTATGTATAAAAATGCTTCAACTGATTTTTTAGAAAGAAGAGTTTATAACGGTCAATTAGGACTTATAATAAAGCTTGATTTTGATGAAGAAAAATGTATTGTTTTATATCCAAATGATGATATGGTTGTATTTTATGATTTTGAAAATGTACATCATCTATTATCTTTAGCTTATTGTTTAACTATTCATAAAACTCAAGGTATGGAATATGATAATGCTTTAATTCCTATGAGTTTTTCTCACTATATCATGCATAATACTAAGCTTTTATACACTGCAATTACAAGAGCAAAAAAGATGTGCTTTATTGTAGGAGAAGAAGAAGCTTTTAAAAGTGCTTGTAAAAAACTTGAAATCACTATTAGAGAATCAGTTATAAATGATTTATTAAGTAAAAAAGAGCTAAATATTGACTCTTCTAATATAGAAATGATAAGCGTTTAA
- a CDS encoding EscU/YscU/HrcU family type III secretion system export apparatus switch protein: MQENINKNFVQKAVALKYDIEKDNAPKLTAKGKGETASNIIKIAKENNIPIQKDEDLIELLSQIDIDKEIPGSMYKAVAEIFSFIYDLSNNKKDIDEKLKNKTQNRI; the protein is encoded by the coding sequence ATGCAAGAAAATATAAATAAAAACTTTGTACAAAAAGCCGTTGCACTAAAATATGATATTGAAAAAGATAATGCACCAAAATTAACAGCAAAAGGAAAAGGGGAAACTGCATCTAATATCATAAAAATTGCAAAAGAAAATAATATTCCTATTCAAAAAGATGAAGATTTAATAGAACTTTTATCTCAGATTGATATTGATAAAGAGATACCAGGTTCTATGTATAAAGCTGTTGCAGAAATTTTTTCCTTTATTTATGATTTATCAAATAATAAAAAAGATATTGATGAAAAGTTAAAAAATAAAACACAAAATAGAATTTGA
- the arsC gene encoding arsenate reductase (glutaredoxin) (This arsenate reductase requires both glutathione and glutaredoxin to convert arsenate to arsenite, after which the efflux transporter formed by ArsA and ArsB can extrude the arsenite from the cell, providing resistance.): protein MQNIQIWHNPKCSKSRNAMTLLEEKGINANIVKYLETSPSKEQLKDVLKKLNMKASELLRTGEDIYKELNLKNVIDEEQLIEIMVEHPILIERPIIIKGDKAVIARPIEKLEELLK, encoded by the coding sequence ATGCAAAATATCCAAATCTGGCATAATCCAAAATGTTCAAAATCAAGAAATGCAATGACACTTTTAGAAGAAAAAGGTATAAATGCTAATATTGTAAAATATCTAGAAACATCACCTTCAAAAGAGCAATTAAAAGATGTACTAAAAAAATTAAATATGAAAGCTAGTGAGCTTCTTAGAACTGGTGAAGATATTTATAAAGAGTTAAATCTTAAAAATGTAATTGATGAAGAACAATTGATTGAAATTATGGTTGAACATCCAATTTTAATAGAAAGGCCAATTATTATAAAAGGCGATAAAGCTGTAATAGCAAGACCTATTGAAAAATTAGAAGAATTACTTAAATGA